The proteins below come from a single Candidatus Kirkpatrickella diaphorinae genomic window:
- a CDS encoding ATP-binding protein, whose amino-acid sequence MLTIIWLVMTGVILVLFWQILRVRERGRRHATPSRPDPLLSLTETDDTRFTFAESVPVPLVVLDREGRSVLSNHRAVAMFGDALGAILRHPALQAAVSAARSGNPTFTQLEVDVPVQRVLQIRVNKWAETQTHKARKREDHMIVVLDDHTEAATTQRMQADFVAYASHELRTPLASMSAILETIEGQAADDPAAQKEFLAIMSRQAARMSRLIDRLLHLSRAQRLAHWRPETELHLDRLWSRMREEIAGLSRQYSGQVMMPEKVDSTTFLGDADQLVQMLLNLVENALKHAGPDCEIEVMARGDATSGVMFSVSDNGPGVAAKHLPRLTEQFYRVAGENIGGSGLGLAIVKHIVDRHAGRLKISSAAGEGFQCEVWLPGATPNHDPETTPPAEHA is encoded by the coding sequence ATGTTGACGATCATATGGCTCGTCATGACGGGGGTCATCCTCGTGCTTTTCTGGCAGATTTTGCGCGTCAGGGAGAGGGGGCGGCGGCATGCCACGCCATCGCGCCCCGATCCATTGTTGAGCCTGACTGAAACGGATGACACGCGCTTCACCTTCGCGGAATCGGTGCCGGTCCCCCTGGTCGTTCTGGATCGTGAGGGGCGATCTGTCCTCTCTAATCATCGTGCGGTGGCGATGTTCGGGGATGCGCTGGGCGCGATCCTGCGACATCCCGCTCTGCAGGCGGCCGTGAGCGCGGCGCGATCCGGCAACCCGACCTTTACGCAATTGGAAGTTGACGTGCCGGTGCAGCGCGTCCTCCAGATCCGTGTGAATAAGTGGGCGGAGACGCAAACGCACAAGGCGCGCAAGCGGGAAGATCACATGATCGTCGTGCTGGACGACCATACGGAGGCCGCCACCACACAGCGTATGCAGGCAGATTTTGTCGCCTATGCCAGTCATGAGCTGCGCACGCCGCTCGCTTCCATGTCCGCCATATTGGAAACAATCGAGGGGCAGGCTGCTGATGACCCGGCGGCGCAGAAGGAATTCCTCGCCATCATGTCCCGTCAGGCGGCACGGATGAGCAGGTTGATTGATCGGCTTCTGCATCTTTCCCGCGCGCAACGACTCGCGCATTGGCGGCCGGAGACGGAATTGCATCTCGACAGGCTCTGGTCTCGCATGAGGGAGGAAATTGCCGGGCTCAGCCGTCAATATTCCGGACAGGTGATGATGCCGGAGAAAGTCGATTCTACCACTTTCCTCGGAGATGCGGATCAACTGGTTCAAATGCTTCTCAACCTTGTCGAGAATGCCCTGAAACATGCCGGGCCGGATTGTGAAATTGAGGTGATGGCGCGGGGTGACGCCACGTCCGGCGTCATGTTCAGCGTGTCGGATAATGGGCCGGGTGTTGCGGCAAAGCACCTTCCTCGATTAACGGAACAATTTTATCGCGTTGCCGGTGAGAATATTGGCGGATCCGGGCTTGGACTGGCCATCGTCAAACATATTGTCGATCGTCATGCGGGTCGGCTGAAAATCAGCAGCGCGGCGGGGGAGGGGTTTCAATGCGAAGTGTGGCTCCCCGGTGCCACGCCGAATCATGACCCCGAAACCACGCCCCCTGCCGAACATGCGTGA
- a CDS encoding winged helix-turn-helix domain-containing protein: MLRYNLTRMGYRVEAFTTGEAAWARLQDAPPDAIILDWMLPGLSGPDLCRRIRMTEALRTLPVLLMTARSAEEDSIEGLDSGADAFLTKPYSFEALEAHLRALLRRVTPSQREVLRFQDLTLNLQTRRASRGPHPLSLGPTEFRLLEFFMRHPREVFSRETLLKRVWNENIYVELRTIDVHIRRLRLAMKAHDGIDYIRTVRSAGYALDDQA, from the coding sequence ATGCTGCGCTATAATTTGACGAGGATGGGTTACCGGGTCGAGGCGTTCACGACGGGGGAGGCGGCGTGGGCGCGCCTTCAGGATGCGCCGCCGGATGCGATCATTCTCGACTGGATGTTACCCGGCCTGTCGGGGCCTGATCTGTGCCGCCGCATCAGGATGACAGAGGCTCTGCGCACCCTTCCCGTTCTCCTGATGACGGCGCGATCGGCGGAGGAGGATAGTATTGAGGGGCTGGATAGCGGGGCGGACGCGTTTCTGACCAAACCTTACAGTTTTGAAGCATTGGAGGCGCATCTGCGTGCCCTCCTGCGCCGTGTGACCCCGTCACAAAGGGAGGTTCTGCGTTTTCAGGATCTCACACTTAATCTTCAAACCCGCCGCGCCTCACGCGGGCCGCATCCGCTGAGTCTGGGCCCGACCGAATTCCGCCTCCTCGAATTTTTCATGCGGCACCCGCGGGAGGTCTTCTCACGGGAGACACTTTTAAAGCGCGTCTGGAATGAAAATATTTACGTCGAATTAAGGACGATCGACGTGCATATCAGACGCTTGAGACTGGCCATGAAAGCCCATGACGGCATTGATTATATCAGGACAGTCCGGTCGGCAGGCTATGCGCTTGACGATCAGGCCTGA
- the pstS gene encoding phosphate ABC transporter substrate-binding protein PstS, whose protein sequence is MRLKRWTILFTGWVFCLAAQAASADEITGAGSSFAAPIYGAWGEAVKTSHHLLVNYQSVGSGAGVNQILARTVDFGATDKPLDMASLAAGHLYQFPSVMGAIVVIAHLPGVDVSRLRLDGPTLAGIFDGSILDWDDPRIKRLNPGVDLPETSVAPLHRADASGTSFVFTSYLSKVSPSWKRGIGAGASVAWPGGAGARGNDGVAAGVRQTDGGIGYVEFAYAKQNHLPVIALANRSGAYIKPDMASFEAAARAAPWQRAKGNVVDLLDTGGANGWPIMSATYVLVPRDHAREAVRRFFAAGLMEGDAAARGLDYVPLPQTVKTKILAEWPDPVQK, encoded by the coding sequence ATGCGCCTCAAACGATGGACTATTCTTTTCACGGGATGGGTCTTCTGCCTGGCGGCGCAGGCGGCTTCGGCAGATGAAATTACAGGGGCAGGCTCCAGCTTCGCGGCCCCGATCTATGGTGCATGGGGTGAGGCTGTCAAAACCTCTCACCATCTGCTCGTCAATTATCAAAGTGTCGGCTCGGGCGCAGGCGTCAATCAGATCCTCGCCCGCACCGTGGATTTCGGCGCAACGGATAAGCCTTTGGACATGGCAAGTCTGGCAGCGGGGCACCTTTATCAGTTTCCCAGTGTTATGGGGGCGATCGTCGTCATCGCGCATCTGCCGGGCGTAGATGTTTCCCGCCTTCGCCTTGATGGCCCCACCCTTGCCGGGATATTTGACGGCTCGATTCTCGATTGGGATGATCCGCGGATCAAACGCCTGAATCCCGGCGTGGACCTGCCGGAAACATCTGTGGCGCCCCTGCATCGCGCGGATGCTTCCGGCACATCTTTCGTCTTTACCTCCTACCTCTCCAAAGTTTCCCCATCCTGGAAGCGCGGGATCGGCGCCGGGGCTTCCGTCGCGTGGCCCGGTGGCGCGGGGGCAAGGGGGAATGACGGTGTCGCGGCGGGCGTGCGTCAGACGGATGGCGGCATTGGCTATGTCGAATTTGCCTATGCAAAACAGAACCATCTGCCGGTGATCGCCCTTGCCAATCGCTCGGGCGCTTATATCAAACCGGACATGGCCAGCTTCGAGGCCGCAGCACGTGCGGCACCATGGCAGCGCGCCAAGGGGAATGTCGTTGACCTGCTCGATACAGGTGGGGCGAATGGGTGGCCGATTATGAGCGCCACCTATGTCCTCGTCCCGCGCGATCACGCCAGGGAAGCCGTCCGGCGTTTTTTTGCCGCGGGCCTGATGGAGGGCGACGCTGCGGCACGCGGACTTGATTATGTCCCCTTGCCTCAGACGGTCAAAACCAAAATCCTCGCTGAATGGCCGGACCCGGTGCAGAAATAA
- the pstC gene encoding phosphate ABC transporter permease subunit PstC, with product MALIPDARDVGRSIPQIGETPFWKGDRLFRGVACLCALIVLLALGGLVVSMGVGGFAAFRHFGLDFIISNVWNPVTQQYGALAPVFGTVASTFIAVLFAVPIAFGTAFWLTFIAPRVVSAAFASAIQLLAAVPSIIFGMWGFFVIVPFMARHVQPFLHHHFRHTPFIQDLVSGPAYGLGLMSAGIVLAIMITPLMTAIMCDVFKVAPTMLRESAFGLGANKWEVMRRIVAPWARTGIIGGIVLGTGRALGETMAVTFVIGNVNIMGWSLFSPRNSVASLIALEFPESAAGSLKLSSLLALGFILMVLSFVTLGAARWLLRGKQA from the coding sequence ATGGCGCTTATCCCCGATGCTCGAGACGTCGGTCGATCCATTCCTCAGATTGGCGAAACGCCATTTTGGAAAGGGGATCGCCTTTTTCGGGGTGTGGCGTGCCTCTGCGCGCTCATCGTGCTGCTTGCGCTGGGCGGGCTGGTCGTCAGTATGGGGGTTGGCGGGTTCGCGGCCTTCCGCCATTTCGGCCTTGATTTCATCATCTCAAATGTCTGGAACCCGGTTACCCAGCAATATGGCGCGCTCGCACCTGTTTTCGGGACGGTGGCATCAACCTTCATCGCGGTGCTCTTCGCCGTGCCGATTGCTTTCGGCACCGCCTTCTGGCTGACTTTCATTGCGCCGCGGGTCGTCTCCGCCGCTTTTGCCTCCGCCATCCAGCTTCTCGCGGCTGTGCCGTCCATAATTTTCGGGATGTGGGGGTTTTTCGTCATTGTGCCTTTCATGGCGCGACATGTGCAGCCTTTTTTACATCATCATTTCCGGCACACACCTTTCATTCAGGATCTCGTAAGCGGACCCGCTTACGGCCTCGGGCTGATGTCTGCCGGGATCGTCCTCGCGATCATGATAACGCCGCTTATGACAGCCATCATGTGCGACGTCTTCAAAGTCGCGCCGACCATGTTGCGGGAAAGTGCTTTCGGCCTGGGTGCCAACAAGTGGGAAGTCATGCGCCGCATCGTGGCGCCCTGGGCGCGGACGGGGATTATCGGCGGGATCGTGCTCGGCACCGGGCGCGCGCTGGGTGAGACGATGGCGGTGACCTTTGTCATCGGCAACGTCAATATCATGGGCTGGTCACTCTTCTCCCCCCGCAACAGCGTGGCATCGCTCATCGCGCTCGAATTTCCCGAAAGCGCCGCGGGGAGCCTGAAATTATCATCTTTGCTTGCCCTCGGATTTATCCTGATGGTCCTCTCTTTTGTGACACTGGGTGCAGCGCGGTGGCTGCTGCGCGGTAAACAGGCATGA
- the pstB gene encoding phosphate ABC transporter ATP-binding protein PstB, producing the protein MSQASEALKERDTARVKADAAIAVRDLSFYYGHHQALKKINLDFLKQRVTAMIGPSGCGKSTLLRVFNRMYDLYPGQRAEGQVTFDGVNILDPSLDVNVLRARIGMVFQKPTPFPMSIYENIAFGVRLHEKLSRSEMDMRVEDALTRVALWKEVRDRLKDGATGLSGGQQQRLCIARSIATRPEVLLLDEPTSALDPISTARIEELLDELKEDFTIAIVTHNMQQAARCADQVAFFYMGALVEVGDADKMFTNPRQKQTQDYITGRFG; encoded by the coding sequence ATGAGTCAGGCTTCTGAAGCACTGAAAGAGCGGGACACGGCGCGCGTCAAGGCGGATGCCGCCATCGCCGTACGGGACCTGAGTTTCTATTACGGACATCATCAGGCACTCAAAAAGATCAATCTGGATTTTTTGAAACAGCGCGTCACGGCCATGATCGGGCCTTCCGGCTGCGGTAAATCCACTTTGCTGCGGGTTTTCAACCGGATGTATGACCTTTACCCCGGCCAGCGCGCCGAGGGGCAGGTGACATTTGACGGGGTCAATATCCTTGACCCGTCGCTTGACGTGAATGTGCTGCGGGCGCGGATCGGCATGGTTTTTCAGAAACCGACACCTTTCCCCATGTCGATCTATGAAAATATCGCTTTCGGCGTGCGACTTCATGAGAAATTATCCCGCTCTGAAATGGATATGCGCGTTGAGGATGCCTTGACGCGCGTGGCATTGTGGAAGGAAGTTCGCGACCGCCTGAAAGACGGGGCGACGGGGCTTTCCGGCGGGCAGCAGCAACGCCTCTGCATCGCCCGCAGCATCGCCACACGGCCTGAAGTCCTGCTGCTGGATGAGCCGACCTCCGCGCTTGACCCGATCTCAACAGCGCGGATTGAGGAGCTGCTGGATGAGCTGAAAGAGGATTTCACCATCGCGATCGTGACGCATAACATGCAGCAGGCGGCGCGCTGTGCGGACCAGGTGGCCTTCTTCTATATGGGGGCGCTGGTGGAAGTGGGAGACGCTGACAAGATGTTCACCAACCCCCGCCAGAAACAGACGCAGGATTATATTACGGGACGATTTGGCTGA
- a CDS encoding glycosyltransferase family 2 protein: MTAQNSPFRGLVDFYENGVARGWAIHLNRRGPLHVHVLIDGQEVAAVEAASPRPDLGSLIKSGEQNIGFTFNVPSPYLDGRARALSFRFPDGSIVPVSVSGTGQDFTDELLIGDDAAQQITGYFEGLRQGQVVGWVLIPGESGALEGGATVALSIDGRHIARVKADRFRGDVGESLDADGLCGFSVPVPTAFRDGKPHLYAVTVEPSGVELTNSPMRSSIADDRLEAELVDVTETIDRFHRDLSALRRKIRDIMPHGGHSLADYDSWARAYYARLRIAVDHERTHAPLPGSPRVSVLCPVYKPILTDFIQAVQSVMAQTYPHWELIFIDDGRADATITRQIDTFCAADKRMRVITLPKNQGIAGATNAGLMEAKGDYIAFFDHDDVLVDVALEVMVRAALRSNAQLLYSDEDKIDLHGRFRDPNLKPDFSYRYLLGCNYICHLTMVHAALARKIGLLDSAYNGAQDHDFLLRAVEILQPAEICHVRDILYHWRITENSTAASLKNKSYAVEAGVRAVAAHLRRRGLKARPTSIDKLTIYNVRWQYRASPRVTIIIPFKDESEMTERCVTALLDRTQYAAFDIILIDNWSVTPAAKRFAARMRKIEGVTVLRVEEAFNFSRLNNFAVRHTDAPFILFMNNDVVIENADWLRLMVNECLAAEDVAVVGNMLLYKDETIQHAGVITGPDVIGAHAHRRFGRHDKGYIGRIALTHEVSAVTAACMLVRRDVFLAVGGFDEDHLSIAYNDVDLCLKIRQAGHRVLYVADSVAHHYESHSRGTDDRPEHETRFFLETQFMREKWAGYEDFESDPYYARYFRTDATPFMDLRRPEEIPAPDKL, translated from the coding sequence ATGACTGCGCAGAATTCACCATTCCGTGGACTGGTCGATTTTTACGAAAACGGCGTGGCACGCGGTTGGGCCATTCATCTTAATCGCCGCGGCCCCCTTCATGTCCACGTGCTGATTGATGGGCAGGAAGTCGCCGCGGTGGAGGCTGCGTCACCGCGTCCTGACCTCGGCAGCCTCATAAAATCCGGCGAGCAGAATATTGGATTTACGTTCAATGTCCCGTCGCCCTATCTAGACGGCCGGGCGCGTGCCCTCTCCTTCCGCTTTCCTGATGGCAGCATTGTGCCTGTCAGCGTCTCCGGCACCGGGCAGGACTTCACGGATGAGCTTCTGATCGGCGATGACGCCGCTCAGCAGATTACCGGCTATTTTGAAGGACTGCGTCAGGGTCAGGTGGTGGGTTGGGTCCTCATCCCGGGAGAAAGCGGGGCGTTGGAAGGCGGGGCGACGGTCGCTTTATCGATTGATGGGCGTCACATCGCGCGCGTCAAAGCCGATCGCTTCCGCGGGGATGTCGGAGAATCTCTCGATGCAGATGGGCTTTGCGGCTTCTCAGTGCCTGTGCCCACGGCGTTTCGGGATGGCAAGCCGCATCTCTATGCTGTCACGGTTGAGCCATCAGGCGTCGAGCTTACCAACAGCCCGATGCGATCCTCCATCGCCGATGATCGGCTGGAGGCGGAACTTGTCGATGTGACAGAGACAATTGACCGCTTTCATCGCGATCTTTCCGCGTTGCGCCGTAAAATCCGTGACATCATGCCGCATGGCGGACATAGTCTCGCAGATTATGATAGCTGGGCCCGCGCCTATTATGCCCGCCTCCGCATCGCGGTTGATCATGAACGGACACACGCACCTTTGCCCGGCTCTCCCCGCGTCTCAGTCCTCTGCCCTGTATATAAGCCGATCCTGACGGATTTCATTCAGGCGGTGCAATCCGTCATGGCGCAAACGTACCCGCATTGGGAGCTTATTTTTATTGATGATGGCCGCGCTGATGCGACAATTACACGCCAGATCGATACGTTCTGCGCGGCGGATAAGCGGATGCGAGTCATCACGCTCCCGAAAAATCAAGGCATCGCGGGCGCTACCAATGCGGGCCTTATGGAAGCGAAAGGCGATTATATCGCGTTTTTCGACCATGACGACGTGCTGGTTGATGTCGCGCTGGAAGTCATGGTCCGCGCGGCCCTGCGCTCAAACGCCCAGTTGCTTTATTCCGACGAGGATAAGATCGACCTGCATGGGCGCTTCCGCGACCCGAATTTGAAACCGGATTTTTCCTACCGATATTTACTGGGCTGCAATTACATCTGTCATCTGACTATGGTCCACGCGGCGCTTGCCCGCAAAATCGGCCTGCTTGATAGCGCCTATAATGGCGCGCAGGACCATGATTTCCTCCTGCGTGCGGTCGAGATATTGCAACCCGCGGAGATCTGCCATGTGCGGGATATTCTCTATCACTGGCGCATTACTGAAAATTCGACGGCGGCCAGTCTGAAAAATAAAAGCTACGCTGTCGAAGCAGGGGTGCGGGCTGTCGCGGCGCACCTCAGACGGCGCGGCCTCAAAGCCAGGCCAACTTCCATTGATAAACTGACGATTTACAACGTGCGCTGGCAATATCGGGCGTCGCCACGTGTGACAATCATCATCCCCTTTAAGGATGAAAGCGAAATGACGGAACGCTGTGTCACAGCGCTTCTTGACCGTACGCAATATGCCGCCTTTGATATCATCCTCATCGATAACTGGTCAGTCACTCCGGCAGCAAAGCGCTTCGCCGCGCGGATGCGTAAAATTGAGGGCGTGACGGTTCTGCGGGTGGAGGAAGCCTTTAATTTTTCCCGCCTCAATAATTTTGCCGTTCGGCATACGGATGCGCCCTTTATTTTATTTATGAATAATGATGTCGTCATTGAAAATGCTGACTGGCTTCGCCTCATGGTCAATGAGTGTCTCGCGGCGGAGGATGTCGCCGTTGTCGGGAATATGCTGCTTTATAAAGATGAGACCATCCAACATGCCGGTGTGATTACCGGCCCGGATGTGATCGGCGCGCATGCCCATCGCCGTTTCGGGCGGCATGATAAAGGCTATATCGGGCGCATCGCCCTGACGCATGAAGTCTCCGCCGTGACGGCTGCCTGTATGCTGGTGCGGCGCGATGTTTTTCTCGCGGTCGGCGGGTTCGATGAGGATCACCTCTCGATCGCCTATAATGACGTCGATCTATGCCTTAAAATTCGTCAGGCAGGGCATCGCGTCCTTTATGTGGCGGACAGTGTGGCCCATCATTATGAGAGTCACTCTCGCGGCACAGATGACCGGCCTGAGCATGAAACGCGATTTTTCCTGGAGACACAGTTCATGCGGGAAAAATGGGCCGGTTATGAGGATTTCGAGTCCGACCCATATTATGCGCGTTACTTCCGCACCGATGCCACACCATTCATGGATCTGCGCCGACCGGAGGAAATCCCTGCGCCGGACAAGCTTTAG
- the phoU gene encoding phosphate signaling complex protein PhoU yields the protein MGMDGVHTVKSFEHELDHLRGMMARMCGIVENQVSQAVSAVFDLNVTAAQEAIDHDPMVDQLERDIEGLAIRLLALRSPMAGDLREIVSALKISSDLERIGDYAASIARRSKRVDLTESLSLSGLRNMGRMVQENLRRGADAMTLQDPERAQEVWEADCEVDEYYTALFRELVTYMMEDPRNIGPCIHLLFIAKNLERIGDHTTNIAERVFYAVKGENLPPVRPRGKSSAADAIDQ from the coding sequence ATGGGTATGGATGGCGTACACACCGTTAAAAGTTTTGAGCATGAGCTTGACCATCTGCGCGGCATGATGGCCCGCATGTGCGGCATTGTTGAAAACCAGGTTTCTCAGGCTGTTTCAGCGGTCTTCGATCTCAACGTCACGGCAGCGCAGGAGGCGATCGACCATGATCCGATGGTCGATCAGCTTGAACGGGATATTGAAGGGCTTGCGATCCGCCTTCTTGCCCTTCGCAGCCCCATGGCGGGTGACTTACGGGAAATCGTGTCAGCGCTTAAAATCAGCAGTGACCTTGAACGTATTGGTGATTACGCAGCCTCCATCGCCCGACGCAGCAAGCGGGTTGACCTGACGGAAAGTCTCTCCCTTTCCGGGTTGCGCAATATGGGGCGGATGGTGCAGGAAAATCTCCGTCGCGGCGCCGATGCCATGACATTGCAGGACCCGGAACGCGCCCAGGAAGTCTGGGAGGCGGATTGCGAGGTCGATGAATATTACACCGCTTTGTTCCGGGAGTTGGTGACTTACATGATGGAAGACCCGCGCAATATCGGGCCCTGCATCCATCTTCTCTTTATCGCTAAAAATCTGGAGCGGATTGGTGATCACACCACCAACATCGCCGAGCGCGTCTTTTACGCGGTAAAGGGTGAAAACCTTCCGCCCGTCCGCCCGAGGGGGAAAAGCTCGGCCGCGGACGCCATTGATCAATGA
- a CDS encoding MFS transporter: MGASHHDVIPRTSRENLIIFIALGLGSFAIGTAEFAAMSIVPMVAHSFGLTDPQASYAIVLYACGVCFGAPVIALFSARMSRKRMLIAMMLFYCIANGLSALAPNFETFLIFRFLSGVPHGAYFGIAGIVASYLVPPNKRSQAVGRVILGLTLATICGVPLANFLGQLVGWRWAFALIAALAALTMMLIARFSPDVRPRENASIVSEMSALKLKQVWLTLAIGAVGFGGVFCVYTYLASILTHVTHVPATLLPVLLAIFGVGMTVGTVVCAFLADRRMVPTLGGVLLMGAASMAGFPEAAHRFIPLCINVFMIGASGGLATVVNSRLLAVAVGAEGLAAALNQSAFNIANAVGPWLGGIAITSGLGWSAVGWVGMLLSLGGFGIYLASVAEEYRTSGKSITEME; this comes from the coding sequence ATGGGCGCTTCCCATCACGATGTGATCCCCCGCACATCCCGAGAAAATCTGATTATTTTCATTGCCCTTGGTCTTGGTTCCTTCGCGATCGGAACGGCCGAATTCGCGGCTATGAGCATCGTGCCGATGGTCGCGCATAGTTTCGGCCTGACGGACCCGCAAGCCAGTTATGCCATTGTCCTCTATGCGTGCGGCGTGTGCTTCGGCGCGCCTGTCATCGCGCTCTTCTCCGCCAGAATGAGCCGCAAGCGCATGTTGATCGCGATGATGTTATTTTACTGCATCGCAAATGGGCTGAGCGCGCTGGCGCCCAATTTCGAAACCTTTTTGATCTTCCGCTTCCTCAGCGGCGTGCCGCACGGGGCTTATTTCGGCATTGCCGGGATTGTCGCCTCCTATCTTGTCCCGCCCAATAAAAGGTCGCAGGCAGTGGGGCGGGTGATTCTCGGCCTGACATTAGCGACCATTTGCGGCGTGCCGCTGGCCAACTTCCTCGGGCAGCTTGTGGGGTGGCGCTGGGCCTTTGCCCTTATCGCCGCCCTGGCCGCCCTCACTATGATGCTGATTGCCCGTTTTTCACCCGATGTCCGCCCCCGGGAAAATGCGAGCATCGTCTCGGAAATGTCGGCCTTGAAACTCAAGCAGGTCTGGTTGACCCTGGCGATCGGGGCGGTCGGTTTCGGGGGGGTCTTCTGCGTCTATACTTATCTCGCATCGATCCTGACCCACGTCACCCATGTTCCCGCCACGCTTCTGCCCGTGCTTCTCGCGATTTTCGGCGTCGGGATGACGGTGGGCACGGTTGTATGCGCCTTTCTCGCGGATCGACGGATGGTGCCCACACTGGGCGGCGTGCTGCTGATGGGGGCGGCCTCCATGGCGGGCTTCCCGGAGGCAGCGCACCGCTTCATCCCCTTATGCATCAATGTCTTCATGATCGGCGCCAGTGGCGGGTTGGCCACGGTCGTGAATTCCCGCCTTCTCGCTGTGGCGGTGGGGGCTGAAGGATTGGCGGCGGCGTTGAATCAGAGCGCCTTTAACATCGCCAATGCGGTCGGGCCGTGGCTGGGGGGCATCGCCATTACATCCGGTCTGGGCTGGAGTGCCGTTGGTTGGGTCGGGATGCTTCTTTCCCTTGGTGGGTTTGGTATTTACCTCGCCAGCGTCGCGGAGGAATATCGAACCAGCGGCAAATCAATCACTGAGATGGAGTGA
- the pstA gene encoding phosphate ABC transporter permease PstA produces the protein MADRFATLLGISATVSLITVLVSILWTLLKNGLAGMSLATFLVPMGPPGHHSGLANAIIGSLIQTFVGLLMATPIGLGCGIYLSECRSSGRLAFTVRFVSDVLLSAPSILIGLFVYLILVAPFHRFSGFAGSVALAILAVPIIVRTTEDMLRLVPVAMREAGSALGATRWRVVLLLCLRAAAPGVLTGILLALARVSGETAPLLFTSLGNQNWSFSLDRPMASLPLAIYQYAGASYEDWVRLAWAGALIVTIGVLGINIIARFCIRDSGR, from the coding sequence ATGGCGGACCGTTTCGCCACACTCCTCGGAATATCGGCGACGGTGAGCCTCATTACTGTGCTTGTCTCCATTTTATGGACGCTGCTTAAAAATGGTCTCGCCGGCATGTCACTGGCGACGTTTCTGGTCCCGATGGGGCCACCAGGCCATCATTCGGGCCTTGCCAATGCGATTATCGGCAGCCTGATCCAGACATTTGTCGGCCTGCTGATGGCGACGCCGATCGGGCTGGGCTGCGGGATTTATCTCTCTGAATGTCGAAGCAGTGGGCGCCTCGCTTTTACGGTGCGCTTTGTTTCCGACGTGCTTCTCTCCGCGCCATCCATTCTGATCGGACTTTTTGTTTATCTGATCCTCGTCGCGCCCTTCCATCGTTTTTCCGGTTTTGCGGGTTCTGTGGCACTGGCCATCCTGGCCGTGCCGATCATTGTGCGAACGACGGAGGATATGCTGCGCCTCGTGCCGGTCGCCATGCGTGAGGCTGGCTCGGCCCTTGGGGCCACGCGATGGCGCGTCGTGCTGCTTTTATGCCTGCGCGCCGCCGCGCCCGGCGTGCTGACCGGTATCCTGCTGGCACTGGCGCGCGTCAGTGGGGAGACAGCCCCGCTTTTATTCACGTCGCTGGGTAATCAGAACTGGTCATTCAGCCTGGACCGGCCGATGGCAAGTCTTCCCCTTGCCATATATCAATATGCCGGAGCTTCTTATGAGGATTGGGTGCGCCTGGCCTGGGCAGGCGCGCTGATCGTGACGATCGGCGTGTTGGGCATCAATATTATCGCACGGTTCTGTATTCGTGACAGTGGTCGTTAA
- the dps gene encoding DNA starvation/stationary phase protection protein Dps, which yields MTSRNMMHTTQNNLKSNAKAVSIDTLNARLADLIDLSLITKQAHWNLKGPQFIGVHEMLDGFRDSIDALVDEVAERVVQLGGTAFGTAQNVTSTSSCKPYPTDIYKIADHIAALIDRYGTVANNVRDAIDKTDDAGDADTADLFTEASRALDKHLWFLEAHVQEPTGAMRDGDHKGAR from the coding sequence ATGACTTCCAGAAATATGATGCACACGACGCAGAACAACCTTAAATCCAACGCCAAGGCGGTCTCGATCGACACGCTCAATGCCCGTCTCGCAGACCTAATCGATCTTTCCCTCATCACGAAGCAGGCGCATTGGAACTTAAAGGGGCCGCAATTTATCGGCGTGCATGAAATGCTTGATGGTTTCCGAGACAGTATTGATGCGCTCGTCGATGAAGTGGCGGAACGTGTGGTGCAGCTTGGCGGAACCGCTTTTGGCACGGCGCAGAATGTGACCAGCACATCCTCCTGCAAGCCCTACCCGACCGACATCTATAAGATTGCCGACCATATTGCCGCACTGATCGACCGTTACGGCACCGTCGCCAATAACGTTCGCGACGCGATTGACAAGACGGATGATGCGGGCGACGCGGATACGGCTGACCTCTTCACGGAAGCTTCGCGCGCTTTGGACAAGCATTTGTGGTTTCTGGAAGCTCACGTGCAGGAGCCGACAGGCGCCATGCGGGATGGCGACCATAAAGGCGCACGATAA